One genomic segment of Burkholderiaceae bacterium includes these proteins:
- a CDS encoding AEC family transporter, with product MSGILAVTFPFFALVLCGYLAARARLLPLDAVAGLNMFVLYFALPCMLYRFGSGTPVAQLFSPVVALIWMLAAALLVAVSAGWARRRGASWPDAAMGALVAVFPNSGFMGVPLILALLGEGALGPVMATLLVDLVVTTSVCIGLSQWGAAGEHGAAKALGRALQGVLRNPMPWSILLGALAGATGFEPWAPIGRTVELLADAASPVALFTIGAVLARSQMQTGAPAAGAARAPNDVGLIVLLKLAVHPALVWALGAAAVRAGAWPAALLAPLVLTAALPAASNVSLLAERFGADNGRVARVILVSTALAFFSFSAAVALLR from the coding sequence CTGTCCGGCATCCTTGCCGTCACCTTTCCCTTCTTCGCCCTGGTGCTGTGCGGCTACCTGGCCGCCCGCGCGCGCCTGCTGCCGCTGGACGCGGTGGCGGGGCTGAACATGTTCGTGCTGTACTTCGCGCTGCCGTGCATGCTGTACCGCTTTGGCAGCGGCACGCCGGTGGCGCAGCTGTTCAGCCCGGTGGTGGCGCTGATCTGGATGCTGGCGGCCGCCCTGCTGGTGGCGGTGTCGGCGGGCTGGGCGCGCCGGCGCGGCGCCAGCTGGCCGGACGCGGCCATGGGCGCGCTGGTGGCCGTCTTTCCCAATTCGGGCTTCATGGGCGTGCCGCTGATCCTGGCGCTGCTGGGCGAGGGCGCGCTGGGGCCGGTGATGGCCACGCTGCTGGTGGACCTGGTGGTGACCACCTCGGTGTGCATCGGCCTGTCGCAGTGGGGCGCGGCCGGCGAGCACGGCGCGGCCAAGGCCCTGGGCCGGGCGCTGCAGGGCGTGCTGCGCAACCCCATGCCGTGGTCGATTTTGCTGGGCGCGCTGGCCGGCGCCACCGGCTTCGAGCCGTGGGCGCCCATCGGGCGCACGGTCGAGCTGCTGGCGGATGCGGCCTCGCCGGTGGCGCTGTTCACCATCGGCGCGGTGCTGGCGCGCTCGCAGATGCAGACCGGCGCGCCCGCCGCCGGCGCGGCGCGTGCGCCGAACGACGTGGGGCTGATCGTGCTGCTGAAGCTGGCGGTGCACCCGGCCCTGGTGTGGGCGCTGGGCGCCGCCGCCGTGCGTGCCGGGGCCTGGCCGGCCGCGCTGCTGGCGCCGCTGGTGCTGACGGCCGCCCTGCCCGCGGCCAGCAACGTGTCGCTGCTGGCCGAGCGCTTCGGCGCCGACAACGGGCGCGTGGCGCGCGTGATCCTGGTGTCGACGGCGCTTGCCTTCTTCAGCTTTTCAGCCGCGGTGGCGCTGCTGCGCTGA